The following DNA comes from Nicotiana sylvestris chromosome 10, ASM39365v2, whole genome shotgun sequence.
ttggtttggcaggttattgtcgtcggtttgttcagggattctcgtttatcgcatcgcccttgaccaagttgacttagaatgGTGCTTCATttgtgtggtcggatgagtgtgaagagagctttcaaaagctcaagacagccttaaccacagctccagtgttaattttgccatcagcttgaagttcatataccgtgtattgtgatgcttcgagagttggtattggttgtgtattgatgaaggatggtagagttattgcttatgcttctcattagttgaatccccatgagaagaactgcctcgttcatgatttggagttggctgccatagttcacgcattgatgatttggaggcattacttatatggtgtgtcttgtgaggttttTACTtctcatcgtagcctccagcacttgttcaagtagaaggatcttaatttgaggcagcggagatggttggagttgctaaaggattatgatatcactatattgtaccatccgggaaaggccaatgtagtggccgatgctttgagccaaaaggaggtaagtatggggagtttggcatatattccagttggggagagacctcttgcagttgatgttcaggccttgggcaatcggttcgtgaggttagatattcagagcctagtcgggtattggcttgtgtagtttctcggtcttccttatatgatgacatcaaagagcgccagtatgatgatccacattttctTGTCcataaggatagagttcagcatgatgatgctagagatgtgaccattggtgatgatggggtgttgaggatgcagggtcggatttgtatgcctaatgtagatgggcttcaggagttgattctggaggaggcccatagctcgccgtattctattcatccgggtaccgcgaagatgtattaggatttgaggcagcattattggtggagaagaatgaagaaatacattgtgggatttgtagctcggtgtctcaattgtcagcaggtgaaatatgagcatcaaagacagggtggcttgcttcagtggatggatattccagagtggaagtgggagagaatcactatggactttgtagttggacttccacgggctctgaagaagttcgatgctatttgggtgattatggatcggctgaccaagttcgcgcacttcattcctgtgtgtactatctACTCTTCAGAGCggctggcagagatctatatccgggagattgttcgtttgcatggtgtcccagtttccatcatctcagataagagcactcagtttacttcgcagttttggaggtctgtgcagcgagagttgggtactcaggttgagttgagcacaacttttcaccctcaaacggacgggcagtctgagcgcactattcaaatattggaggacatgttgcgtgcttgtatcattgatttcagagggtcatgggatcagtttctaccgcttgcagagttttcttataacaatagctatcagtcgagtattcaaatggttccatatgaggctttgtacggtaggcggtgtagatctctagttggttggttcgagctgggtgtggctaggctattggggacagacttggtgcaggatgctttagaaaaggtgaaggtgattcaggagaggcttcgtaccgcGCAATCGAGGCAAAAGTGTTatactgacaggaaggttcgagatgtgtcctacatggttggcgtgaaggttctgttaaaggtttcgcccatgaagggtgttatgagatttgggaagaaaggtaaattgagtcctcggttcattgggccttttgaggtgcttcggaggattggggaggtggcttatgagcttgctttgccacccagcttgtcaagtgtgcatccggtatttcatgtttctatgctccggaagtatattagggatccgtctcatgttttggatttcagcacggttcagttggatggtgatttgacctatgatgtggagccagcagctattttggagcatcaggttcgaaagttgaggtcaaaggatatagcttcagtgaaagtgtagtggagaggtcggcccatagaggaggctacttgggagaccgagcgggagatgcggagcaaatattctcacctgtttgaggcttcacgtatgtttcttgactcgttcgaggacgaatgtttgtttaaattggggagaatgtgacgacccggccagtcgtcttatgagtcaccgctctgtttccccccatttctacttcttattgctttgtctatcggttttatatgtgatcggattggttggctcgggttcggagaggatttggtaaggtttgagacacttagtctcttttgaggaagcttaagttggaaaagtcaaccggatatagACTTATGTgtttagagggctcggatgtgagttccgagggttcggttagcttcgggagggtATTTGGGACTAAGGAGCGTGATCGGAGtaagttttggaggtttggagtagatttaggcttgaattggcgaagttgatatttggcgatttccagttggtaggtaagcctttgatataggggtcggaatggaattccaagagttgcaggaGTTCCGTGGtgttatttgtgatgtgtgtgcagaatttcaggtcattcaaacgtcgtttggttgggtttttgatcaaaagtgtaattcggaatattttggaaacttaggcttgaatccgatgtgttttggttgaatcgatgttgtttgaggtgttttgaagattggtacaagtttgaataaggttttggaatatgttggtgcttttggttgaggtcccgggggcctcggggtgctttcgaatggttgacggagaagtttggaattcttggtgagctgcagattttctgcttctggtatttccgcatctgcggatttgggaccgcaggtgcgatgccgcaaaTATGTGAAGGGGGCCGCAGAAGCAGAAAATGGTTGGGAAGGCAGGAACCGCATATGTGgttgtgggaccgcacctgcgatggcgcaggtgccgctggtgcatcgcagatgcggatcaGGCAGAATAAGTGAAAAACGCAGAAGAGGTTCTttggccgcaaatgcggtacGCATAAGCGGGTatatggccgcagatgcgaaaatgtctgggccagaaggtataaattgtgtccttcgtgatttttgagctatttcaccatttctaagtcggctttggagctttttggattattttgaagagggatttcaagggaacttcattgaggtaaagattttggacctaaaactcgttcctatggtagtATTTCACGGATtaaagctataattaatggaatttaagggtaaaaattggggaaactagggcttgctattggagacctagacttgtggatttgagggacctattgtggtcgattttagtacttttgatatgtacgaacttgtggagagataaggaatccattgatgtgaattttatcgaatttcaagatgtgggaccgggggtcgggttttggtaatttcgggatttgtgtcgtatattgattatttttgcttgggcttcgttcccttagcatattttgatgccgtgattctgattttggatagtttcgacgtgagtggaggccgattcaaggggcaaaggcggcGCAGGTTAGAGATTTGAtaggattgaggtgagtaatgattgtaaatgatgttctgaggatatgaaaccccggatttgcacatcgttgtgctatattgaggtgacgcacacccttgatgacgagcgtggggtcgtgcactattgggattTGTGACTTAGTttgtcccgaatgactattttactgcttatttgactgaaatctatttgctatcgtCATTATTTGGGGTGAAggctatatttgggcctcgtggcaactatttgaacccttaggggatttttattgatatttcctcactgttttgactttatactttaacttagtcatgttatatttcactatttcgtactcagccatgtttgctatgttttaacacttaaatgatcttttaaatgatattttgggctgagaatcatgttttactactgcttgagtggcttgtgaggattttgactgagtatgGCCGATGACCTATGTTGGGatgaaacatttgatattgattatgaggccgagggcctgagatatgtacgccacgaggtgacttgttgatatgaggccgagagcctagtgatgacgccacgagatggcttgatattgtgcttgggccatatggggcccctccaggagtctgcacacccccagtgagcgcgagtacccattgtgatgtgagatatagcccgagggctggtattgttctaagatattgcccaaggggcggatttgttgatactctgcccgaggggcaaacctttatgtgtttatctttcttaattgcctgtcacttacctgcttaattgttgaaaagtgTTTTCATGAAGTTAAGTTGAACTAAAATGAGTTTCATATGCCTTTGTTGATTTACTGTTTTTACTAGTTTTGCAGCTttattatagcctgtaatgtgccttacgtgatttcatgctttcagtctttattcaTGATTATTACTCTCTGAGTTGGAGTACtaactttactccctacaccccgtgtgcagattcaggcgcatctggtcccgtttccgagtgttgatctttccagctcaggcggatatgaggattctctaggtagctatcggcgttcgcagcccagagcttcttccttATCTTATTGCTTCTTATTTTAGGTTTGTTTTGAACTCTGTAGACTTTTCCTGATTATTCCggattttagatgctcatgactagtaacaccccggtatcgggctttGTGGGGTTGTAGTCCGCAAATTATGTTATTGTCTGCTAGTTTGGGattctatttatatgttttagacttatttcttatggtttaactattaaaaattgaagtgggaagtgtcggttggccttgtcttcacgagaggcgccatcacgactgggttcgggtttagggtcgtgacaatacttctcccgaatatctGGGAAGCGCTCATAGAACCAAGCACATAACAGATATGGAAATTCACCAACTTTATACTCAGTTGAACGAAATTTGTTCTGCTTGTCCAATGCATGTTTCAGTGAGTAAATGAGCTTCTCATAACATACATTACCCCAAGGATATTCAGCACAAACCTTATCATCGTCAACAATAGGTGCATACTCCTCCAGCACAAATGGTTCAGTCTTTTTCCCAAACAAAATAGACTCTAAAACAAGAATTTCCATAAGCTTCACAGCATCATTATTACTCTCGCATACATGACTGTGATACACATCATTctttggaatttcattccgagtCATAAAATCTCGAATATCCTTCAAGGTCACACCCTTGGACTTACCAAAATAGCGCTTTAGAATATTGCTCTCTCGATTAATTGGTTTTTCAACATTATGTGATGTGATCTGCAAACCACACATAATGTGAAAGTCTTCAAGGGTGAAGGAAACATCATGgccaaaaatcttgaaactaatGGAGTCTCGATCATTGGTGAATATTCGAGAAAGATACAAACAATGAACCAACTTCATGCTGCATTTGAAATTCTCCATAGCCATGATGTTTCGAAATGTACCATTATTAAGCTTATCTCGTCGTGTAGGAGTCAAGAAACTTGCATTTAAACTCTTCAAATTGTGGTTCCCCTTCCAGTAACCCTTACAGTTAAACCAATCTCGAAACTCAAAATATCTTTGCCCTGGTCTTGTAGGTGGAGGAGCAGGGACATAAGGACCTGGAGGTATTATAGGTTGTTTAGGTGCTTTAGCTGCTTTGAGTGCTTTGGCTGCATTAGGATCTTTAGGTACTTTACGTGCCATCTgttcaaaaaaagtaaaagatataaaaaaataacaTCAGGACATTATCAAAAAGATCATTTAAAACTTTAACTCTAAGAAGGTtaaagttcgacagttacaaaacaaaagtttcgacagttacaaaacaaaaacttcagctctagagctgaagttcaccaattacaaaaacaaaaacttcagctctagagctgaagttcgccagttacaaaacaaaaacttcagctcctaaagTTGAAGTTatccagttacaaaacaaaacaattcAGCAAAAAACATGttgtagtttttacaaaaaaacaaaacacaaattcaaatccaaaaataatgctgaagttcataaaaatataacaaaaaaatataaaacatgaaacaaaacttcagctcctatctaAGTATCATTGAACtattataaacttcacactttaatagtatcatctatttaactctcaaaatttttaaaaatttcaacgTCTAATCATTGaaaaatttatagaattttcatcaacaacaCAAACCCACgttcaaaaaacctaaaaacacaATCGTAAAAATAAAACTAACGCACTTATCAAACTAACCCTAAGAAACTATTTTATCATAAATACATGACTATCAAAACTAAAACCAAAAATTaatactaaaataaaacccagaaaGTTAATGTAATGTACCTGTGATTAAATCGTAATGTTATTggggaacaataacaacaacgactagcagttgaaaaatcaaaaacaacgACGAAAACCGTTTGGTTTCAGAGAAGAACAAATCAAAAAATATGAATAACGGGAGAGAGATACAGAGACAGTAGAAGACTAGCGTATACTTGGAGAGAAAGTAGTTTTTTAATAAAGAAGGGCAAAATAGTCTTTTTAAAaggcttttaacaaaaaaatgGGTAAGGGTGCAAATAGAAAAACAAAGCGGCTGCAGGTTAAAAAGGGGTGCCCTACATGCAATTTTTACTATATTTTTTCAcggtgaaatttcttttatattgaCAAAGAATTTACAAAACGGAAAGGTATTGACGCTTGATGTGGCATAACTTGATGTCAGAAATTTGACCTTCCGCTATTTGcatcttttaagaaaatcatgcATAATTCGGTTACTTTTAATgtgataaaaaataattttacggCTTTACAGTATAAAATATTTAGGAATCATACGTGAAAATAACTCAATATAAGTTAATTTTGACAATAATGAATAATCGTACTCTAAAATTTCTCACTAAAAATACTTCCACGAAAATTCTCCACTAAATTTACTTTAAATTATAATACTTAGTTGATTTATAAGGACTTTTTTTCCATCCAAAAGTTATTTTCATCGAATTATCCTGGAGGTATGAGAATGTTTGGAAAATACATAAAAACTATTTATCACGACCAAAATAAAGTTTAAATGTATTTATTTATGACCATTAATTAGTGTATCGATCTTATTTTAACTCATTCAAATTTATTCAATTTATCCACTTGAACCGGTAATTTGCATAATATGGTTACTAACTTTTAAAAGGTAGGAAAACAACTTGTCCACTTGATATCGATAATGATTTCCTTAAGTTCATAAAAATGAAGGTTGAACAATCCGAAACAAATGGGAATATGCCTATTTAAAGTTAAAAAATAGTACATATTTGTTAAGATTAATTATATCTTTTActagtttatatagttagtgtaTTAATGTTAGCTTAGTTAGAGTTAGTTAGTGGTCGAGTATCGACAGCTGTCAGTTAGCTGTCAGTTAGTGGTTAGTTGGTTAGCTTAGCTCTCTCTTTATATACTTGTACATAGTGGGAGGAGTCCCATTAGTTTACACAGATTTTTGAATGAATAATATAGAAATTCTCTTCCAGAATGTTCTTCTCTTCTCATTGAATGACTTCGAGTTTATGGCAGTGAGCTTCCGCCATTGTTGTTGCTGCATTCTTAGATCAGCTAAGGAAGAAACTAATGTTCCATTGCCAGAATTTTGATATGGTAGCAGAGCAAGGTCAGAAGCTCCGATTCGTTTTTCCAGATCTATTGAATCTAGTTTCATCATCCTTGATTTTGTTTTGATCATGTGCATGCAAACTTTGATCTCATCGATTTCAATATATTTCTATTAGAATCCTCTATCAGAATTCTAGATTTGTACTTAGAATGTTGTGCTGGTTGATTATATGAGCTTTACGCCTCGTAAGAAATGGCTACTGATGGAGATGTTGAATAGCCTGCTCCGAGTGTGGCTTAATCTTCTAATCAGCCAATAGTTGACACTAGTAATCCTTTTTACATGCATCCCTCTAATAATTCAGGAATAGCCCTATTTCCTattccatttgatggatttggttATCGCTCATGGAGAAGAGGTGTAATGAGAGCCCTATCGGTGAAAAATAAACTAGGCTTCATCAATGGTGACTGCAAAAAGCCAGATCCAGACTCCTCAAGCTATCGATTGTGGGAGAGATGTGATGATATGGTGACTTCATGGATTTTGAATTCCTTGGCAAAGGAGATTGCAAACAGTGTTGAATATGTGACAAATGCAATCGAGTTGTGAAAAGAGCTTGAAGATCGATATGATCAGACAAATGGAACAAAGCTATACCAAATTCAAAAGGAGATTAACGACTTGTCTCAAGGAGCTCTTGATATTAATGGCTACTATacaaaaatgaaagagttgtGGGAAGAACTTACTACTCTGATCACTAAATCTCATTGCACCTGCAATTGCACATGTGGAGCGAGGAAaagtatgcataaagcataaGAGGATAGAAGATTAATACAGTTCCTTATGGGGCTGAATGAGACTTACATTGTTTTTCGAGGAAGTATCCTCATGATGAATCCTCTTCCCATAATTGCACATGCCTTCTCATTGCTAATTCAAGAGGAAATACAGAGAGAAATTAAGCCTCATAACCACTTAGCACTTGAGTCATCAGCCCTAAATGTCAGCACAAACAGGATAGCATCATTCCAGACAAATTATTCAACTAATAACTCTCAGAGCTATAGAAACAGACCCTTCTGTGATTACTATAAGAGGCCAGGCCACACAAGAGAGAAGTGTTATACACTTCATGGCTATCCTCAAGgctctaaccaaaatcagaatccaAATCTAAGTCACAACCAAGCTTCCAGTTTCAATCAAAATCCAAGACAAAACTATAACTATGGGGATAACTCAGGTGTAAACCAAAGTATCGGGTTCAATATGGGAAATAGAGGAATGGCTAATGCATATGTAGCAGCCACAGATACTCAGCATACTAGTGATGAGAACTGCAGTGCTCAAAATGTCAATCTCACGAAGGAAGAATACAGTCAACTTGTGAATCTACTACAGCAGTTCCAATCAGGAGGAGGGAGAGACAGCTTAGACAATGTCAACACTTCATCAGCAAACTTTGCAGGTATCATAGCTTGAACCTCCTCTATTGATTTTGGGAAACTCTTATGTGAATGTTTCAAAAACAAAACTGATTCATGGATTATAGATTCAGGGGCGTCAAATAACATGACCTTTAATAGATCCTTACTAACCAATATAGTAACTCTACCTTATCCTCTACTTGTCACTCTCACAAATGGCTACAAAGTGAAGGTGACTGAGATTGGTAATGTTGTACTTACTCCTAAGATCACTCTAAATAGGGTAATGTTAGTTCCTTCCTTTAAATACAATCTAATTTCTGTTCATTCTCTAGCTTCTCATCTTAGTTGTCTTGTTGCCTTCATCAAATCCTGTTGTATACTGTAGGCCCCTTCAATGAAGAGGCCTCTGGTGATTGGTAGAGTCAAAGATGGACTTTACATCTTATGCCCAAGGTGCTTGAAGAACAATAGTACAAGTCCTGAAGTAAATGTCATTGATTTCCTGTCCACCCCTGTCACTCACTGCACTTGTAACACACAATGTCTACTTCATTCTATTGTAAATACATCATCTCATGTCAATAAGTGTGTTTTATCATCTTCAGTTGTAAATAATCCAAGTGCAGGCAATGAAAAGCAATTTCTTTCTGAGAGTTTATCTTCTAATTGTCCTAGTCATTTTTCTCATCTGTGTGTTGGAAACAATGTGGATGTTCTGTGGCATAACAGACTTGGACATGTTCCCTTTGTGAAAATGAAAAATATTTCCTCTATCCCTGTAATCTTTTCTTCCAAACAACCCTTTAATTGTACCATATGTCCAATGGCTAGACATGAAATGCTCCCATTTTCTCATAAAACTAATACAACCAATAGGATTTTTGAGCTTCTACATGTTGACTTACGGGGACCATATCATGTGCCCACACATGACAAGTACAAATATTTCATGACTATTGTGGATGACTTTAGTAGGTCCACTTAGACTCATCTCCTATCCAGCAAAAGCAATGCTTATCAAGTTCTTAAGGGATTCTTTAGTTTGGTGGAAAATCAATTTGGAGTAAATGTTAAAGCTGTGAGAATAGACAATGGACTGGAGTTCACCAACACAGAGACAAACATATTATTTCAATCCAAAGGCATCATACATCAAAGAACTTGCCCTTACACTCCACAATAAAAAGGTGTGGTGGAAAGAAAACATAAGTACCTCCTTGAGACAGCTAGGCCTCTTCTTTTTCAGTCTAAACTGTCCAAAAAATATTGGGGTGAATGTATACTCTGTGCAACCTTCCTCATAAACAGGTTGCCTTCCACTTCCATTAATGATCAAATTCCATATGAACTATTGTATAAGAGAAAGCCAAAGTACTCTCACCTAAAAAGTTTTGGCTGTCTGTGCTACCCCACTGTACCTAAGCCTCATAGAGACAAATTTGAACCTAGAACACCACCACATATTTTTGTTGGTTATCCCTTCAACACAAAGGGATACAAAGTTCTAAGTTTGGCTACTAGAAAGATCACTGTTTCCAGAGATGTAGTCTTCAATGAGTCTATCTTTCCATTTGCAACCAATTTGGATATATCTCCCTAATCTTGTGTCCCTCATTCAATTCCTTTCATTGAACCTCTATGTGAGAAACCTTCTGACAGTACAAACATTACCCAGCAAATATCTGAACATTTGAGTGCTCAAAGGAGTAATGTTGACAACACAACTAATCTCATGTCACCTACACATGATCATCCTTCATCCATGACACCTAATTCTCCAACACAATCTTCATCACAGGATCAGATGTTCATATTAAATAGTACATATTGATCAAATTTATCTTTAAATAAAAAGTTGTTGATTTAGGGAATAAGACACATATTTGCTTATCATTGCCAAAGGGTAAGGCATAATTTGTACACACTAATAGTATCTTCATCTTTCTAGCATGAGAACTCTGTAATTATcagttcctatttttcttttacgTGTTAAGGGTTTTTAATGAGCTGGTTCGATTCACTTTCCTATAGGGGCGGTCCGGATTTGATCCATTAATTAAAACATGTTGACCCGACCCAGATCCAAAACCCTAATCCCTTTACCCTTGCCCTAATGGGCCGAAtccaatttaattaaaaataaaaataaaaaaactaataaatgataaaaaattTAAACTTTGTACATATATATGAACTTGAAATTACTACATGTCCTTGAAGCCAgttagaataaaaatgaaagaaaaatcatattctatttgttgatacccaatttttctctatatattttaatatgcaaaatactttaaaaatagcatatgtatgcatatataagtatgtccaaatgttttattattttttcttaatttttaaaatatttttaaattaatttattgccctattttatccataaaaacccaataattattcccaaaattatcatttttggtgattcatttattgaactttcatatttatactaaaatatagctaatttgatttttttgcatatttttataaatttatttagtatttttaaagctaaattgtatataattgcaatattagcctctttttagatttaattacgtttatgtcTATAAAAACTAGGTACAATATTTTTAATTTCATAATTATATgctattaatcattttagtacctttaatttatttccagaaattattttactatttttgtaaatcaaatagggaaaaatagctatttaaatgttagcccatttttcaTTTTAGTTTTAGCCGGATTTGGCACCCCAATTGGACCCAatttttaaacccaattaccatGTCCCAACCCCTGTCTGAACCGACCCACGGCCCAATTAAATAACCTGGCCGGATTCCCTTTTAATCCTAGTTGTTGATCGCCTAGATCAACGGCTCACATCAGccctttctttttttaattcccAACTACCCCAAACTCTAATCATTTCTCACCTCTAGCCGCCTTTGAATCTCCCTTCTCCCAATTCTTTCTCAAACTCTCTCTCAAACCTTAGCTGCCGCCTTCAATCACTACTTGAATATCTCTCAAATCCATGGCCTCCAAAGCCATTGAAGGCCTGTACCTGCCTCATATGACTCCTACATGCCTGATTACTATGGTTTCAAGACCAGACCTTGAAGAAGCTTGGCCCAGACCTTGGTCGATCTCAGTTCTTATGACTGTCTCCGGTCATCTTTGACCTTACTCCGGCCGGccatggctattcaagcctgactcttgacttctcctgcttagatcgatggtttccaagcctttctcaccatctaaggttcttctgaaaccctaacctccgAGGTTCCTccaatttcttttagatctgtttaGATCTGTGTTTACCCTAAACTTTCAAACGTTTTCTCGagatttctttcaaaactctCCCTTCAaaaccccttttatcttttccgatttggGGTTTTGTTAAGTCATTTCAAAGCTTTCTCTGATTTTTAACatgttctactatgtttctttatGTTGCTCTTCTACTGGAGTGTGCATGTTAAAAGTCTTAGTTTTTTTTGAGGTTTCTGAATTTATTTCTTTAAGTATTTGATCGATTTATTTGCTTTTCATCTCTAGACTAGAttgtgttgaaaaccctaaaactttggggttcattcgagttcggagactatttgctatgtgatttacttgtTATTCATGCTCTGAACTCGactggtttcaaaaccctaatttctttggacctattcAAGTTTCTGAAGTTGCTTCATCTGTTGCTTaactgaatttcaaaatcttttgtttcAGCCTTtgtttctttatgtgattttgactttCTGCTACCACTGAAACTCTACTATAAGGTCTTTTCATTCGACccctttgcatgctatttgatactctatCTTTTTTCTATTACTGAGTTACTAAGATTGACCTATGTAACTATCATGTTTCgatagtccactacttactgactTTGTGATTGCATGACGCttctctttgtcctaaattcagccttgcATGCCTAATACTTATGCACTCTTCTATATGCTAAATTTCCCTCTGAAATGACATTCAATTTTGGACTAATTTCAAACCTCCTTGTGTAATTTTGATTGCATTCATGTGTTAAGTGATTGTCTC
Coding sequences within:
- the LOC138879080 gene encoding uncharacterized protein → MGLNETYIVFRGSILMMNPLPIIAHAFSLLIQEEIQREIKPHNHLALESSALNVSTNRIASFQTNYSTNNSQSYRNRPFCDYYKRPGHTREKCYTLHGYPQGSNQNQNPNLSHNQASSFNQNPRQNYNYGDNSGVNQSIGFNMGNRGMANAYVAATDTQHTSDENCSAQNVNLTKEEYSQLVNLLQQFQSGGGRDSLDNVNTSSANFADSGASNNMTFNRSLLTNIVTLPYPLLVTLTNGYKVKVTEIGNVVLTPKITLNRAPSMKRPLVIGRVKDGLYILCPRCLKNNSTSPEVNVIDFLSTPVTHCTCNTQCLLHSIVNTSSHVNKCVLSSSVVNNPSAGNEKQFLSESLSSNCPSHFSHLLPSTSINDQIPYELLYKRKPKYSHLKSFGCLCYPTVPKPHRDKFEPRTPPHIFVGYPFNTKGYKVLSLATRKITVSRDVVFNESIFPFATNLDISP